The Spirochaetaceae bacterium DNA segment GCACCAGCGGGCGGGTGCGGCGCCCGCGCAGGTCGTACAGCCGCGGGCGGTCCTGGCGCTGGATCTGCAGCACGTCGCGGAAGCCGGCGGTGGTGATCAGCGCCACGCGCGCCCCGGCGCGCTGCAGCACCGCGTTGGTCGCCACCGTGGTACCGTGGATGAGCAGTTCTACCTGGTCCGGGGGCGCCCCCACGCGCGCGACAATCTCGTCGGCGCCGCGAACGATCGCACGCGCCGGGTCGTCCGGCGTGGAGGCCACCTTGTGGAACGCCAGCCGTCCGCCCTCGGGGTCGAACGCCACCAAATCGGTAAACGTGCCCCCGGTATCGATCCCGATCCTGATCATGACGCGCCGCCACCCTACCAGGATCCGGCCCGCCGAAGCACCCCACGTTTCGCTCAATTGACCGCCGCTGAGCTGCCGGCGCGTACGTTCGCTTACAGCAGCTTGTCTACGGCAACGAGTACTGCCACGGCCGCAGCGATAGCACCCCCCAGGCGTACCGTCATCCGCTCCTGCACCTTGCCGATCTCGGCGCGCAGGCTGGCTCCCATCTCCTTCATCTCGCCGCGTAGCGTCTCAAGTTCCACCCTGGTGGCAAGGGAGGAGATCCCTTCCTTGGTTGCGAGTTTCGCAATATCTGCCTCGGCAGCTACCTCGCTGCTCAGCACCGCGAGTTCTTCTTTCGTGGCTACCTCGCTACGCAGCGCCGCGAGTTCTTCCTTCGTGGCTACCTCGCTACGCAGCACCGCGAGTTCTTCCTTCGTGGCAAGAGTAGCAATCTCGCGTCGGAGAGCCGCGATATCGTCCTTGGTGGCGAGGTTCTCGACCATACCCTCGGCAAAGGTCGACACCAGCACCCGCGCCGTGGTTTCATCGAAACCTGCTTCCTTCTGCAGCCGAGTGGCCGCCTTGAGTGTGTCGAAGGCTACTGCCACAGCCACCATCCTACTCCCTCCACGGTGATCCGTACACCGCAATACGTCGTCACGTCGCTCATGTCACCATGCAATGGGCGGGCGGGCGCTGGCGCTTCAACCCGCGCGCCGGAGGTTGCCGGTTGCGGTGGGGCGTGGCGCGCGCCGCGCGGAATCCGTAGACTGCCCTTCATGGCAAGCTGCCCCCTACAGCGAATCGGGTAGCGCCTATCGGAGGTGATCGTGGCCCCTGTACCCAATACACTCGATCTCCAGGTGGTGGATGACCTGCTTACCACCACGCGCGCAGTGCGCCGCCGGCTGGACTACGACCGACCGGTGGAGCGCAGCGTGATCCTCGACTGCATCCGCCTGGCGCAGCAGGCGCCCACCGGCGGCAACGCCCAGGGCTGGCGCTGGATCGTGGTTGAGGATGCCGCCACCCGCGCCGCGCTCGCGGAAATCTACCGGCGCGCCGGAGAGTCGGCTCTGCGCCAGGGCTTGGCGGGCGCGGGCGCCGCGCAGACGCGCCGCGTGTACGCCTCAGCCCTGTTTCTGATGGAACGGCTCGCGCGCGTGCCGGTGCACGTCATCCCCTGTATCAGCGGGCGCTGGCCGGAACAGCCCACCAACGCCAACCTCGCCGGCCGCTACGGCTCGATCTTCCCGGCCGTGTGGTCGTTTCAGCTCGCGCTGCGGGCGCGCGGTCTCGGCTCCGTGCTGACCACCGTGCACCTGGGCGCCGAGCGCGAGGCCGCGGACTTGCTGGGCCTGCCGGACGACGTGCTTCAGGTGTGCCTGCTGCCGGTCGCCTACACCACCGGCGGCGAGTGGCGGCCCGCCGCGCGTCCGCCTGCCATGGAGATCGTCCACATCGACCGCTGGCAGTAGCCGTGCTCCCAGCCGCGGCAACCTGATACACTCAGCGCGGCATGGCACAACGCATCAACCGAGCCATCGAGCTCCTGGCCGGGGGGCAACCGATCTACTATACCGGCGGCCACACCGGCTCGCCCTGGACCGCCGACAGGCGGCCCGCCGCCGCCCTGACCGCGCACGACAGCCCGGTCCTGACCCACGAACAGGGCACGGTCGACGCCGCCACCTGGGCCGACTACATCAACGTCGGGTTCGAGCATGGCGCGTACGACCTGGCCGGGCTGCAGCTATACCTGGGCGGCTTGGCAGACGGCGGCCCTACCGCCAGCGGCCACCGCACGCCGCCGATCATCGTGGAGGCGCCGGTGGGCGGCTACTCACGCGAGGTGGTGTGGGCCAACCTGTGGCAGTTTCAGCAGATCCTGGGCCGTGGCGCGCACGGCATCATGCTGTGTCAGGCCACCACCGCGGACGCGGTACGCGCATTCGTGGAGGCGTGCCGCTACCCGGTCAACCGGCTGGGCGTCGGCGCCGGTCTTGGCGTGGGCATGCGCGGCGTCGGGTCGGA contains these protein-coding regions:
- a CDS encoding nitroreductase family protein; translated protein: MAPVPNTLDLQVVDDLLTTTRAVRRRLDYDRPVERSVILDCIRLAQQAPTGGNAQGWRWIVVEDAATRAALAEIYRRAGESALRQGLAGAGAAQTRRVYASALFLMERLARVPVHVIPCISGRWPEQPTNANLAGRYGSIFPAVWSFQLALRARGLGSVLTTVHLGAEREAADLLGLPDDVLQVCLLPVAYTTGGEWRPAARPPAMEIVHIDRWQ
- a CDS encoding aldolase/citrate lyase family protein is translated as MAQRINRAIELLAGGQPIYYTGGHTGSPWTADRRPAAALTAHDSPVLTHEQGTVDAATWADYINVGFEHGAYDLAGLQLYLGGLADGGPTASGHRTPPIIVEAPVGGYSREVVWANLWQFQQILGRGAHGIMLCQATTADAVRAFVEACRYPVNRLGVGAGLGVGMRGVGSERSAAHIWGVDRATYLAKADPWPLNPDGELLLGVKIESRAAIPHIEEILAVPGIGYAEMGPGDMSLSLGYRNLPDPWPDEMVELDRRVQAACREHGVAFHWTHVIDNLPAMIDRGGQVFTCPSPDFAAAGRAYTNRTMPV